Genomic DNA from Schistosoma haematobium chromosome 1, whole genome shotgun sequence:
ATAGACAGGTAAATGATGTCACTTCGGTTTTGTGATGGGATATGACCCATTTCAAGCAACGTTTAGTCGTCAGTATTCTAATATCATCATGGTTTGGCTGTTCATTTGTTCTTCTCAGAGATCTGAGTTGGTTTTTTGTATTGGCGCGTTTCTCCATTTACTACTGCAATTACTCTTTTAAAACTGTCTCACTTTAACACCCGTCTTACTCTTCCATTTATATTTTCAGGTAAAATGGATTGTTCAAACGGTTGTCCCATTTCGGAGAAGGGTAAGACTAATTGTTGGCAGATGTTTTCATAAGGCCAAAACAAATTTGGCAGTGCCTATACATTCGATTACTTTCGGTTAAGTGTTTCCTTTCAAGTGATCTTTATTTCATGACATACGTAGGAATCACTTGTGTAGGTAGCTCGAGTTTCATAATCGCAAAACATATTTCTAGTAAGTAAGTAGACCATCGCTCATCTCGCTGTAAATTTCCGGTAGATGCACCCCTTTTGAACAAATTTTCATTATTCCCTTAATTAGTTAAGTCCAGGCCAAAAAGGTTTTTGTGCTCCACTTACATTGAGGCGACGATCAATAAATAACCTACAGCTGTTTATATGAACAATTGATGTGTTTCCGTAGTCTATGAATTCCAAAGAATGTccaaaaaaatttgtttttagaTTTCATCGATCGTCGGTCAATTACGTAACTGAAGTTCAGCCACCAAATATGTAAAACACTGACCTTGAATTTACAACTTCGAGGAAACCTTAGAGCAGTGATCTTGAGTATTGTCAGacgaattattatttcaattccTTTGCTATTCATCGTGTTAACTTCAACTTGTACAAATGTGTTATGAAAACTGTGGCTAACATTTGCAAGTTCAGATGGTATATTCCACCTTTGTATACTTCCACCAATATATTTAGGCCGATAATGAGAGATGTAAATTGTGAAATGTATAAAACACATCCTGTGCTGTAGTCATAGATTTCTCGTCGTGTTCAAAATCATAGTCAAACCTTtgctcgcgaggagcaggctgggtttcgttctggtggaggatgtattgatcatatcttcaccctccgccaaatgttacaacaccgtcatacttttcaaaggccaacaatcgtagtgtttcttgacatcagggctgccttcgattcgttggataggactgttctctgggattgtctattgaagaaggatgtgcctgagaagtttattaacatcctaaaagccctatatacaaacacctcaggcagagtgagggcatacaaccacctttctccattgttctattcgagcagtggggttaggcagggttgcccaatcccaccattcctcttcaactttgccatcgatgacattctggaaacagctctgatggatgtaagtaaagatggtgtggatctgttgcctggagaaagacttctcaaccttgagtatgcggatgatattgtcttactgtgcgataatgtccAAGCCATGctatccgcacttaatcagttggcaatcagcgtccgtaggtatggtatgtgctttggaCCTTCGAAGcacaaagtacttctacaagactggcgggattctaatcctgtactcaccctggatggtgagcagatagaaataatcgagaagttcgtgtatctgggtagctgcataagtgctggtggaggtgtgagtgatgagatcaatgcacgtatagtgaaagccagagcggcttatgccaatctgggccacctttggcgccttcgtgatgttagtctggctgtaaaaggtcggatctacaacgcgtcggtgagagcagttttgctctatgcttgtgaaacctggcctcttcgagtcgaggacgttagacgactctctgtgttcgatcatcgttgtctccgaaggattgctgacatccagtggcaacaccatgtcagtaatgcagaggttcggcattgtgtgttcgggcacagagatgataatacAACCGATGTCACCATCTTTTTTTACACTCCTTAACTTTTTTTCTTCGAATTCTCAtcgttttgtgtggcgcatatatattggcgctctcttgtaccaatatttatgtgttcaaataccaataataataaactttgcttaataaaaagatattttgtttattttagcaCTAAACGTGGTACACAGTTTTCAATCTAGTAAATTGTCAATTTATTCAAGCTCTAAATGTTGGTGATGTAAAAGTATTGCTCTTAGCTAAACCTGATATTTGCCATTCACTAATATGACTAAAATCAATTAATactattcatattttctttttacTCTATCTTTTCAACAGTACGCTCTATCGTGTACTGGCGGCAACCAATTGTAACAGGCGTCATACTGACTCTCTTGCTGATTGTCGAATTTAGTTTTATGTGTCTTTCTGCAATCTCCTTCATTGCTTATATCGGATTAGCCCTTCTTGTTTCCGTCAACTTATTGCGTATGTATTATCACTTTGTGgctaaaacagaaaataattttgtcagGTCAGTTCTCGTGTTTTAAAGGTACTTATAGTAAGTTTGTATTTGCGTATAACAATCCATTCAACAACGAGGTTGTTTgtaaaatatgtaaatgaagTTTTACTCTTGctgttaatatttaaaatatattttcataccCAAATCGAAACTTCATAGTGCTAAACTAATTGGGTTTGTTTGGTTGAAGATGAATGCTTTagataaaaaattaaaatatccGTTAGTTTTctacttattttaaatttcCATAGCAATCCTTAAAGTATAATCTGGACAAACTTCATTCACTTTGTTACTGTACAGCTATTAAGCACGATTTTAGGTTAATAACATGCATTGGCTGTCGATGTCTAATCGTAGATTCGTTTGTAGCATCGTTCATGGTTACCGAAATCttaaattttacattttaaataaacggAAGTTGTAAGTCGACTCATGAAACAATCATTTACTGACTGAAATACTAGAAAGAcgtattacatatattcatttaatacCCAGATTAATGTTAAGTTCTGGGTACTATAGGTGAGCAGTGACCATACACATATGTCGTGTCCATCTATAAGTATATTGATCAATAGACTGAGCCTTGTTGCGAAATACAGGCTTCCTGGTTTGGATCTTAGAGATATTCATGATTAACTGTTAAAGATATTTCAGTGAATCATATGTACATTTTACTCATTTATCTTCAGGACATATTCCAAACCTTCAAGTTCTCGATAGTTTCGGTTGATTTCCATGTCAAAAAATATTAATGCTTCTCTTACAAATCTAAGGATTATTGACGACTCGTATGAATCACTTATTTAACATGGTAGAAATCACaatacaatatatatttatattttccttAATAGGTATTTGTAAATTTTACATACTTACATCCTTTCACTTGGCATATCATAATTCTAATCTTAACCAACTTAAGTAGATGTTTTGTTTCACTTAAATGTAGGGAATATCTAGAACGAGAAATCACTGTGCCACAAGATAAAGCAGAGAAAGTTTCTCGACGTCTTACTGAAGTTTTAAACAAAGGGTTAACACGCACTAGAGAAATATTCTTACTCACGGACCCCGCCGCATCTGTGAAAGTATGTTTATTTCATATTGATTAACCTTAAAATGAGTATATAATTGATGAAtattgtcaatttttcactgttgAATTCCTTTCAGCGTTATTTAATGAGATATCTTCCTTACCCGACCAAACGAAATTTGTTTCACAAGTGCATAAACCAGTTTGTATAACTGAAATTACCACTGTTTTCGAATTAGATTTCATTACTTTTGGACCGAAATGGTATCATAACACTGAAAAGTGGTCGTAGTTTGACTAAAATAATATCTATGATTTTCAATCAGTTTATTTCATTGATCTTTTCATTAGATTACTTAACGATTATTTTGGCCTCCAATTATTCAATGTGCTGCGAACGTATTCAACTAAAGCTACATTGAATTCTCCGCATAAATCCATGCATTTGACCTTCTTGTCTTCGTAGATTATCACACTTTCCACCAGAAAATGATTTGTTCAGCCTACAGAACTCATATATTGATACTTTcttaaattatatatttcaaagTTCGGTGCACTATACATGATTTAACTTAATAACCAGTTATCTATTAAATCCAAATACTAGCACTAACTTAGCTGTGACTTAATGGAATAAgtataattttaaaacatttcagTTTACATCCCCATACTATGCCTACTTTGATCTGGACAACCCCTTGACGTGTAAATAAGATATTAGTGGATGTGTGGATAAACTTCTGACCAGTCCAGAAATATTCGAATCAGAACTTGTCGGGACTAGTTTTCATAATTATCTCGACATTTCATTTTCATGTCACACACTACATATACTACTACAAACCGACAGAGCatattttttgtatattttcagTTCGCTGTACTGTTATATCTACTGACATACATTGGTGCACAGTTCAACTTCCTAACTTTATGCATACTATGTAAGTTCCTTTTTAATGATAATCCAGTTTTATGCATCCCGAAAAGCTGTTCGCTTTTTTTGTTTTAAGCTCCAAACATCAGAATAACACTGAGAGATTGATACCGGTTTCACATACTTTCATATCTCAGAGGGAAATTCCCATATTGTTTCACTACAAGCTAAGTGTTGCGGTACATCCCAGTAATGGCAGGGATTTGCTGAAAACACAAACCACTTTTTATGTAGACATCTCTCTTTATTTTTCACAGTCCGCaaatttctaataataatattccaaATGTTAAACGCATACTGTACAAAATGTCCAGTGGCTCACAATAGCTTTGAGTCCATAGTTTTATCTACACATAGTCATATGTTTTTTTCACTGTTTTGGTATTCTAACTAGCTATACTTTTACAACATAGTACCAGATTAATGTCACTGATTGTTCTTCTAATTTTGGTTCTTTTTTGTTTCCATCGCAGTCACTTTTGGCGTCTTTTGTGTGCCGAAGTTTTATGAGCGCTACCAAGTAAGTTTTTCCCCCAGAAATTACATATATACCAcgtaatgaaattattaactaaactatgcatgttaatatgtttattatgtgcctgatcctacgttgtagctgactgactgagtatgTTTATTACCTGGTGATCGACGTATATCAAACAATGTGATGTTAAACTTTATCTCGTTGTGATTTCGAGTTGTCATTTGATCGCTTTTATTTCTCAACATCTGTCATCCCTCTTGGTTGAGCTCATTTTActtatatatttgaacacataaacattggtacaaacggtcaccgaatacatatgcgccacacaagtcacttgatttgtgtatgggctgtgatactgctcgggtgctaagatcgaagcaggtggttttcctccGAAGCCTTCTACCTAAAGGTcttatccacaaggcagtggagcaacatcaggagatgcagtggCATaacagccggtgaccaataactggttcacacgccatttgttccctcaggatcctggagcccatgtgcatcatttgtttggaatcagtgttttccaactcccttaggtgggtcctccatatccaccaacccagttaaagcgccggacattcgctttttgtaaacaacacccccgccgtgAGAACGTTCGTTTACCAGGTACAGATCCGTATATTTAGTTTCGAGCCTCACTTTGTGTGGAGACCAGTGACACTACCTCGTTGCTCAGACTAAAATAGGTGGAGCAACCTTCGAATCTGGGGCTTGTCAACTGAAGTTCAAATGTCGTAGCCACTTCAGTTTAcaatatttcaacattttacCCATATTACGTTAACCGTCTTTACTCTTTTGTTAGTTTTAATTGATTCATCATATTTACGTTTCTCCTCAAGGACATGATCTCTTGATCATAGTGTATTCCTAGCACCCATCATTATTAATATACCTAACCCAAAGGTTTTTCATACACTATCTAAATATgacttatatatatatctttgttACCTAAATTATGCCGTAGGTTTATAATGCACTCATCTATTAAACTTTTGGGTATTTAGAGATCTTCAGAATCCTCTGTTTCAAATGTATCGCGACCATTATTCAGAGATGTTCATATTTCATTCTTTTTACTCACGGATTTAATATGATTATGAACTTGTGCTCACAAATGTAGGGAATAACAGTCTATCCGATGATTCCGTCTGTCCAATGGAAATTATTGCTATAATTGTAGATTTAGCTGAGTTTTTATGGTAATACATTATTAATTAGTTATACTCGTTTTCATCTGAGAGATTTCCTATTTACAATATTTCTAGTATGAAACAGACTTCGTCTCTAAGTTGAAGTATTATTTtctcaaaataatttaaacaagttgaactttgaattcattttgtgtCAGTCTTCCTGTTTATTGATATAATGGTAATTTTCAGAACATAGTTGCAGGTTCAAGGATTCTTTTCACCTAGTTCAGATTTAGAGAGCTAGATACTATCATTAGCAGCATGTACACATAAAAGCACTTAGTTCGAAGTTGAGTACATGTACCTAGACTTAACACATAAGTTATGTTAACACTATTTTGTAATGTTGATTGCAACATAGTTTACCAGATGCGTTAATTCTTCATCGTCTAGATTTTATATTCCAGTAGTTCGTTCCACCACACCGTTTCATTCCTTCTCGAACCATATTATCGCTGTTTATTCCCTCccattgtgtggcgcatatatattggcgctctcttgtaccaatattcatgtgttcaaataaataaataaatattcccTCCCATTATAATTACTTCCACATTATTTCCATTTCTTTTGAATCCATCTTGTTAGtttcattttgtttcttttcttacTTTGTCTTCTCCCACATTCTAAGATTCTGCATTCCTCATAAactttgcttgtttgtttatttcactAGTTTATATTTTTTGGGATTACATCTCCGATCTTTCATGTTTTCTATTACCACTTAtgctgttactacctctactatggGATTTGACCTAATAATTCCATCTGTCCGTGCTTATGCGGCATGGCCCATTGAACCGATGTACGTACGcgccaggttctacgttgcgaaTGACTCTCTGTCTTTCTGATGTGATATGTCAATATGCCACGGGCTATATGTTAATTATTACTGGATGACTATAAAAAAGTAATTCTCCATGTTTTTTGAGGTGGTAAAAACTCTCTTTTTATTTGTGAATTCCAGCCGGAAATCGATAAAATGATTGAGCTAGCGAAGTCAAAAGTAGATATGGTATCATCACAGTAAGTCACTCTTTCACTGATAATATTttgatgattttattttaaatttattgtttcTGTCAGTTCCTATTTTGTTGGAATTGTTATGTAGTCGAATTCTGCGccaaatttattgatttcaaccattggttCATTACATGATTAATGTCCAATGTATTGTAAATATATCGGTTCACTATTGGTTTGAAGAAAATCGATTCACGTTTGTGAATAGCTACCGtttaagtaaattaaattatataacaGTAAAGTTGATCAGTTTGTAGCGATCATGATAACTGTAATTAGTGTGATGCTGAGTAATTTTCCATCTGAATATGGACAATGTGTGTACTATTTCTTCTTCCACTGGTATTTCGAAGGCAGATTTTAAATATGAGTTCTTTTTTCACTATTCTTGCTTCTCCTGATTGATACttagaaattaaattaattgcATCATCACAACATATGATATCGTTCTAAAACATTCTTGGTGTATCATTTAACTGTAATTGTTTACACcagatatttcttttatatatctaACAAAACGAAACCCATTTTGAAAACGAGCTACAATCTGATGATAGTCTGGCATCCAGCAGTTCTCACTTTTTTCATCAATTCACCTTACTGTATAACCTTTATCCTTTGTCATCGATGGTATTTGTTCAATACCCGACATGGTTGAACTACCCACCGGTCACGGCTTCTCGTTAAAATTTTGGGGATTTCTTGTCTACGTCAAACACTAATAAGCCCACTGACTATTATTAGTACTAACCTTAAATGTATCGTCATCAGACATGTGCTAATACCTATCGTATATGAATTGTTTGTAAGTGAATATCCCTTTATATGCATAGTGAATGCTTGACTAATTAGCTTTTTTTTCGCAGGGTTAAAACGCATCTCGAAAAGTTACCAATTATTGGCGGTGGTCGAAAGGAAAAAACACAATAAGTTGCCTATTTTCCAACTACAATGATCATGCCGAGTCGTTCCAAGTTCTATGAACAACGATAAATTTTTTCCAAAGCTAACTTATAATAATTCTTTTTCTTATATAAATATGACAAATGAAACTGTAAAGCATGTAAGAAGTATAATAGTTTTGTGCTCTTCCTCTCTCTAATTTATATTACGTAAATTTTTTCTACCAATTTTCATACTTCATacttttatgtttaaataaaactaactCCTTTCAAACCTCGTTATTCATCTCATAAAGAGAAAATTTATGTTGTCATAAATGTTTGTCGAGATGCTTTTTGTAGTTGGTTTCTGCTTCAAAACCCCAAGTTTATTTGTTGGTGTAGAAGGAAGAGGAAATTGGATTGCAAGAACTGCTCATTCTTTTGTTTAACTGATCAGTATTCACCGTCATCATCATCTCTTCTTTTTTCCACTGTGTTTAGATTACtatttattgtaataaatttctgatttctttctttttacacCATTAAACAAAAAACTTCCTATCATATTATTTTCAAGCGTTTCTTGGGATTTTGTTTTCGTATAGTTAAGCAAAACTTTGTACCTATGCTAATATTGTTTGCTTCTAGCTATACACAGACAAGAAGATTCAGTCAGTTTAGCGTACTTTCTTTGACTTGTGTCGTTAATTCTCTCCATGATGAACCCcgtttgttgttgtttacaGTTTTTATTGTCTTGTTTATCACTCCTTTTTGCTGGCTTCATTTATATCTGGTTATTCGTTATTTTACCATGTATCACTCACCACTCAAATGTGTTGTTTTTTTCCCGTTTTTTGCGAAGAGCATTTAATGACACATTAGTAATAACACACTATTGATGTTGCATTGTTATACTGACTGTTCGACTGGTTATTGTTAAATGCTGAGTGAAATGTCAGTCTTTTTGTAAGCGTTTTTTAATTTGCATAAAGCGTGTTCTCATTCGAAACCCTTTACCAAAAATAGATATGGTTCATAATTTATTGCATAACTAGTGTTGTTGCTTCttcattagaaaataattttttaatgttAGTCTTTTTTGTACCCTGTTTAATTATGCTTACTTTTAAACTTCTCGGCTTAGGTTATTTCAACTGGTGTCATGTAGTACCTGTTTGTTTAAAAACAAGAATGGAATTATTTGTGCTTGGAAACAAATCCATTTATTTACACTCACAGGGATTTAGTGAATTACAGTATAAGTGGACATATCTGGATACTTGAAGATGTGTACAAGTGTATTTATTTCTGACGTCTTGTTGATGAGCATAATTCAATTTCCTCTTTCATCttatttgatttttcatttgaaaagtTGGG
This window encodes:
- the RTN1 gene encoding Reticulon-like protein (EggNog:ENOG410VBVP~COG:U) gives rise to the protein MLADGFPPGKMDCSNGCPISEKVRSIVYWRQPIVTGVILTLLLIVEFSFMCLSAISFIAYIGLALLVSVNLLRMYYHFVAKTENNFVREYLEREITVPQDKAEKVSRRLTEVLNKGLTRTREIFLLTDPAASVKFAVLLYLLTYIGAQFNFLTLCILFTFGVFCVPKFYERYQPEIDKMIELAKSKVDMVSSQVKTHLEKLPIIGGGRKEKTQ